The following proteins come from a genomic window of Excalfactoria chinensis isolate bCotChi1 chromosome 6, bCotChi1.hap2, whole genome shotgun sequence:
- the CHCHD1 gene encoding small ribosomal subunit protein mS37, with translation MAAPVYPAWVGRWVSGQWRQRKRPPAVRPTRPLVLADKVANRREIAGEASCLTEMSVMMACWKQNDFNDKACADEIRAFYDCVAMAEKERKEKKDEYALSLKGNIPSSKVNKLLRRFPNITRYV, from the exons ATGGCGGCGCCCGTGTACCCGGCTTGGGTGGGCCGCTGGGTCTCCGGGCAGTGGCGGCAGAGGAAGCGACCCCCGGCTGTTCGCCCCACCCGGCCGCTGGTGCTGGCCGACAAGGTTGCGAACCGCCGAGAGATCGCGGGAG AGGCGTCCTGTCTTACAGAGATGTCAGTAATGATGGCCTGCTGGAAACAGAATGACTTCAATGATAAAGCTTGTGCTGATGAGATCCGGGCATTCTATGACTGCGTGGCAATGGCAGAA aaggaGCGCAAGGAAAAGAAGGATGAGTACGCTCTGTCACTCAAGGGAAACATACCTTCAAGCAAAGTGAACAAGCTGCTGAGGAGGTTTCCTAATATTACACGTTATGTGTAA